Genomic DNA from Pigmentiphaga litoralis:
CCGGTGCTGTACCTGAGCGGCCTGTATCGAAACGTCGTCCGCTTCTTCGACGTTCGGATGCTTCGTACGACAGGAGTCAGCCTGGCCGTGCTGGCCATTGGCACCTACGGGATCACGATTGCGTTGGGTGCACACCCGCCACCTCGCGCCAGCTTGCTCATCTACTGGTTCATTGCATTTTCATATGTGCTTTTTTCACGTCTGTTCGTTCGGCACCTGCTACATCAAAGCCCTGCGGCAAGACTGAAACGCCCCCGCGTCGCCGTCTATGGTGCGGGCGAAGCCGGATTCCAGCTGGTCAATTCGATGCGAGACGGCCGCACCCACACTCCCATTTGCTTTTTCGACGATGACTCCCGCTTCGTGGGGCGCCATTTGTCGGGTTTGCGTGTCTACGGCATGGACGATGTGATCCGCGTGGTCTATGGCGCCGACATCGACGAGGTAGTCCTGGCGCTTCCTCATGCCTCCCCCGAGCGTCGCAAATTCATCGTCAATCGTTTCGCCAGCATGGGCATCCTCGTGAAGACGCTGCCATCTCTGGATCAACTGGCCGAGAGCAGTGCCCTGGAATACACAATCAGAGAAGTACAGATCGAAGACCTGCTGGGTCGCAAGTCCGTACCTCCTATGGAGGCGCTGTTTTCGCGCTGTGTGCAAGGCAAGTGTGTGCTGGTCACGGGCGCTGGCGGATCAATTGGAAGCGAACTCTGCCGGCAGATCCTGTCCCGACGCCCTACCACCTTGCTGATGGTCGAGCACTCCGAATTCGCGCTCTACACCATCGAGCTTGAACTGAAAACACGCTTCCCGAATTGCCAGGTCATTGGCGTGCTGGGTTCGGTGCTCGATGAGCCTTTGTTGGAACGCATCACCCGGGTCCATCGCGTCGACACGATCTACCACGCCGCGGCCTACAAGCACGTGCCGCTGGTCGAAACGAACATGGCCGTCGGGCTGCGAAACAACGTCGAAGGCGCCTGGGTCGTCGCCAAGGTTGCCGCACAGAATCGCGTACAGACCTGTGTCCTGGTATCGACCGACAAGGCAGTACGACCTCCAAACGTGATGGGCGCAAGCAAAAGGTGCGCCGAACTCATCTTCCAGGCTTACGCGGCTGAAAGCGATGTGCAGACGACCTTCAGCATGGTCCGCTTCGGCAATGTTCTGGGTTCGTCGGGCTCGGTCGTGCCCCTGTTTCGGGAACAGATCCAGCATGGGGGCCCGATTACCGTCACACATGCCGACATCACGCGGTACTTCATGTTGATCCCCGAGGCAGCGCAGCTGGTGATCCAAGCCGGCGCAATGGCCTCAGGCGGAGAAGTCTTCGTGCTGGATATGGGCGATCCCGTCAAGGTGATCGACCTCGCTCGGTCGATGATCGAAATGTCAGGGCTGAGCGAGAGGTCCGAGACCAACCCGGAAGGCGATATCGAAATACGCGTGACCGGATTGCGGCCTGGCGAAAAGCTTTATGAAGAATTGCTTATCGGAAGCCATGTGAGCCGCAGCGAGCACCCGCGCATCATGAGCTCGCGCGAGAACTCGCTCTCGCTTGCCAGCCTGGACGTCCTGCTTCGGACTCTCTTGGGCCAATGCCGTCAAAACTCCGAGCCCGGAATGATGTCGGCGCTGCAACTCATCGTCCCCGAGTATGCGCCTTACTCCCAGTGGCAACGCCCGACTGGCGACACAGCGCCTCCTGCGCAACCGGTTCGCGCGCTGCTGTCCTATTGGCAGGACGACGTGCCATCGGTGGCGCCCACCGGGCGGACAGCGCTGAGCCGATAAAAACCTGCCGTGAATGGCGAGGGTCCGACAACCAACTTCGAAATGACATCACTTTCTTCATGAAGATCACCATCTTTGGCAGTGGATACGTAGGACTGGTCACAGGCGGATGTCTGGCGGACGCGGGTCATCGCGTGCTGTGCGTCGATGTCGACAAGGCAAAAGTGGACGCCTTGAGC
This window encodes:
- a CDS encoding polysaccharide biosynthesis protein, coding for MTSRFRTFALSLTRPQKIAIMVVADVIALPICLMLGYLLRLGEADYLEQYGFAAATVMALATIPVLYLSGLYRNVVRFFDVRMLRTTGVSLAVLAIGTYGITIALGAHPPPRASLLIYWFIAFSYVLFSRLFVRHLLHQSPAARLKRPRVAVYGAGEAGFQLVNSMRDGRTHTPICFFDDDSRFVGRHLSGLRVYGMDDVIRVVYGADIDEVVLALPHASPERRKFIVNRFASMGILVKTLPSLDQLAESSALEYTIREVQIEDLLGRKSVPPMEALFSRCVQGKCVLVTGAGGSIGSELCRQILSRRPTTLLMVEHSEFALYTIELELKTRFPNCQVIGVLGSVLDEPLLERITRVHRVDTIYHAAAYKHVPLVETNMAVGLRNNVEGAWVVAKVAAQNRVQTCVLVSTDKAVRPPNVMGASKRCAELIFQAYAAESDVQTTFSMVRFGNVLGSSGSVVPLFREQIQHGGPITVTHADITRYFMLIPEAAQLVIQAGAMASGGEVFVLDMGDPVKVIDLARSMIEMSGLSERSETNPEGDIEIRVTGLRPGEKLYEELLIGSHVSRSEHPRIMSSRENSLSLASLDVLLRTLLGQCRQNSEPGMMSALQLIVPEYAPYSQWQRPTGDTAPPAQPVRALLSYWQDDVPSVAPTGRTALSR